One Anaerolineae bacterium genomic window carries:
- a CDS encoding site-specific DNA-methyltransferase, whose product MQSTLFTQRRVRIADHLDPEADCVLFQGDCLDFLATLPDHFATLIVTSPPYNLGKEYESRLSVEDYLSQQRQVITQCVRALHPRGSICWQVGNYVDNGEIIPLDILLYPIFSDLGLHLRNRIVWHFGHGLHASKRFSGRYEVILWFTKTDDYTFNLDAVRVPQKYPQKRHFKGAKRGQLSGHPLGKNPSDVWEIPNVKSNHVEKTIHPCQFPVELIERLVLALTDPGDWVLDPFMGVGTTAIAAMMHGRRAAGAEIEPEYVRVARERIAAAEQGQLRVRPMDRPVYDPDAPHNSAPPKKVRLELDVLRA is encoded by the coding sequence ATGCAGTCCACCCTCTTCACCCAGCGCCGCGTCCGGATCGCGGACCACCTCGATCCCGAGGCCGACTGCGTCCTCTTCCAGGGCGACTGCCTCGACTTCCTCGCCACCCTCCCGGACCACTTCGCCACCCTGATCGTCACCTCGCCCCCCTACAACCTGGGCAAGGAGTACGAGAGCCGCCTCTCAGTCGAGGACTACCTGAGCCAGCAGCGGCAGGTCATTACCCAGTGCGTCCGGGCGCTTCACCCTCGGGGTAGCATCTGCTGGCAGGTGGGCAACTACGTGGACAACGGGGAGATCATCCCCCTGGACATCCTGCTCTACCCCATCTTCAGCGACCTGGGGCTGCACCTCCGCAACCGCATCGTGTGGCACTTCGGCCACGGCCTGCACGCCTCCAAGCGCTTCTCCGGCCGCTACGAAGTCATCCTCTGGTTCACCAAGACCGACGACTACACCTTCAACCTGGACGCCGTTCGCGTGCCCCAGAAGTACCCTCAAAAGCGCCACTTCAAGGGGGCCAAGCGGGGACAGCTCTCCGGCCACCCCCTGGGCAAGAACCCGAGCGACGTGTGGGAGATACCCAACGTCAAGTCCAACCACGTAGAGAAGACCATTCACCCCTGCCAGTTCCCGGTGGAGCTCATCGAGAGGCTGGTGCTGGCTCTGACTGACCCGGGCGACTGGGTGCTGGATCCGTTCATGGGCGTGGGGACCACCGCCATCGCCGCCATGATGCACGGGCGCCGGGCGGCCGGGGCTGAGATCGAGCCCGAGTACGTGCGCGTGGCCCGGGAGCGAATCGCCGCCGCCGAGCAGGGCCAGCTCCGTGTCCGTCCCATGGATCGCCCTGTGTACGACCCCGACGCGCCCCACAACAGCGCGCCGCCAAAGAAGGTGCGATTGGAGTTGGACGTCCTGCGTGCATGA
- a CDS encoding zinc ribbon domain-containing protein, with amino-acid sequence MNQRTVTCPRCGTANATTAGYCRACGAALNPDLPVPAPIRIPVKREGSRALTAREASTGLALTGAAVVAGLGLRLLSRGIRALASRPISSLTTQARRLLRPGQRAEERAEVQAVDAERPTFWMYGWRRSYTRWPDGSSQVQFEELHRRGRL; translated from the coding sequence ATGAACCAGCGAACCGTTACCTGTCCACGCTGCGGCACTGCCAACGCCACCACCGCCGGATACTGCCGCGCCTGCGGCGCCGCCCTCAACCCCGATCTCCCCGTGCCCGCCCCCATCCGCATCCCCGTCAAGCGCGAGGGCAGCCGAGCCCTCACCGCCAGGGAGGCCAGCACCGGCCTAGCCCTCACCGGGGCCGCCGTGGTGGCCGGGCTGGGGCTGCGCCTGCTCTCCCGCGGAATCCGGGCCCTAGCTTCCCGGCCCATCTCCTCCCTCACCACCCAGGCCCGACGCCTGCTGCGCCCGGGCCAGAGAGCCGAAGAGAGGGCCGAGGTCCAGGCGGTGGACGCCGAGCGGCCCACCTTCTGGATGTACGGATGGCGGCGAAGCTACACCCGCTGGCCCGATGGCAGCAGCCAGGTGCAGTTCGAGGAGCTACACCGCCGGGGCCGACTCTAG
- a CDS encoding CPBP family intramembrane metalloprotease: MIVGPEETPRQDDRARPRFSGGRLGIVALVVLVIVVGGLLIGGEAAAFVEQGYRVLPFVPLAVLAYLGLYHTWARTLAVLWLAGLVFVIAALATGSAIGALSVGLPLGAPGGLELDAADLSRVALVMGGMLAAAAVGALGFLRSVRRLAARYLPLDPDSFVHTIALVTVVTLTLESFVPLIILGEPPLITLLSGVITGVGDVNLGDRGGVLRGEIYGLIWLVPGAIMAVGYGIRRDLEQALRRLGLVRVTGGQAATGVALGVGLVLLVAVLGLVIEWLWELMGWETTGGAGFDQAFGTLLAPFMTPIGAVVLGLSAGLGEELAVRGVLQPRLGILLSNLLFTSLHAFQYNWDALVVVFLLGAVLGLIRRRTNTATSVIVHGVYDFVLVLAMMAEMPVVGE; encoded by the coding sequence TGTCGGTCCTGAAGAGACCCCCCGCCAGGATGATCGGGCCCGCCCGCGCTTCAGTGGGGGGCGGCTGGGCATTGTGGCGCTGGTGGTGCTGGTGATCGTCGTCGGTGGTCTGCTGATCGGCGGCGAGGCTGCTGCTTTCGTGGAGCAGGGCTACCGCGTGCTTCCCTTCGTCCCGCTGGCGGTGCTGGCGTACCTCGGGCTCTACCACACCTGGGCGCGGACCCTGGCCGTCTTGTGGCTCGCGGGGCTGGTGTTCGTCATCGCCGCTCTGGCCACTGGGTCGGCCATCGGCGCCCTCTCGGTAGGCCTGCCCCTGGGCGCCCCGGGCGGGCTCGAGCTCGATGCCGCGGACCTGAGTCGGGTGGCTCTGGTGATGGGGGGGATGCTGGCAGCGGCGGCCGTAGGAGCCCTGGGGTTCCTGCGCTCCGTCCGCCGCCTGGCTGCCCGATACCTGCCCCTGGATCCCGACTCGTTCGTGCACACCATCGCCCTGGTGACGGTGGTGACGCTGACGCTGGAGAGTTTCGTCCCCCTCATTATTCTGGGCGAGCCGCCCCTCATCACTCTGCTGTCGGGGGTGATCACCGGCGTGGGCGACGTGAACCTGGGCGACCGCGGGGGTGTGCTCCGGGGCGAGATCTACGGCCTCATCTGGCTGGTGCCTGGTGCCATCATGGCTGTGGGCTACGGCATCCGGCGCGACTTGGAGCAGGCGCTGCGACGACTAGGCCTGGTGCGAGTCACCGGGGGTCAGGCGGCAACGGGCGTGGCCCTGGGGGTGGGGCTGGTGCTGCTGGTGGCCGTCCTGGGGCTGGTGATCGAGTGGCTCTGGGAGCTGATGGGGTGGGAGACTACCGGAGGGGCCGGCTTCGACCAGGCCTTCGGCACGCTTCTGGCCCCGTTCATGACTCCCATTGGGGCAGTGGTGCTGGGCCTGTCTGCTGGCCTGGGTGAGGAGCTGGCCGTGCGCGGAGTGCTCCAGCCCCGCCTGGGCATTCTCCTCTCCAACTTGCTCTTTACCAGCCTGCATGCCTTTCAGTACAACTGGGATGCGTTGGTGGTGGTGTTCCTGCTGGGAGCAGTGCTGGGGCTGATCCGCAGGCGCACCAACACGGCCACCAGCGTCATCGTCCACGGGGTGTACGACTTCGTGCTGGTCCTGGCGATGATGGCGGAGATGCCGGTGGTGGGGGAGTAG
- a CDS encoding SRPBCC domain-containing protein, with protein MAESQPSEVIYSDLVVTRVLDAPIEKVWQFWTEPEKFRRWWGPATYTAPKVEMDLREGGKLLWCMQAPADQGGGVYCNAGIFRRIVPNERLEIDLRGSDEQGDPIPASDWGGPEEFDVEVQFESLGGKTVLTYIARNWPLTQMFAYAFAGMNQSLDKLEEAVKG; from the coding sequence ATGGCCGAGAGTCAGCCGAGCGAAGTCATCTACTCCGACCTCGTCGTCACCCGCGTCCTCGATGCCCCCATTGAGAAGGTGTGGCAGTTCTGGACCGAGCCGGAGAAGTTCAGGCGGTGGTGGGGACCGGCGACCTACACCGCGCCCAAGGTGGAGATGGACCTCCGCGAGGGCGGCAAGCTGCTGTGGTGCATGCAGGCACCTGCCGACCAGGGCGGGGGCGTGTACTGCAATGCCGGAATCTTCCGCAGGATCGTTCCCAATGAGCGGCTGGAGATCGACCTCAGGGGCTCCGATGAGCAGGGAGACCCCATCCCGGCCTCGGATTGGGGTGGGCCGGAGGAGTTCGACGTCGAGGTGCAATTCGAGAGCCTGGGCGGCAAGACAGTCCTGACCTACATCGCGCGCAATTGGCCCCTCACCCAGATGTTCGCCTACGCCTTCGCCGGCATGAATCAGTCGCTGGACAAGCTGGAGGAGGCGGTGAAGGGGTAA